A stretch of Pelecanus crispus isolate bPelCri1 chromosome 3, bPelCri1.pri, whole genome shotgun sequence DNA encodes these proteins:
- the CYP1B1 gene encoding cytochrome P450 1B1, whose product MEAACNSMALERLGEALRGAPPLQSSLLLLLCLLAALHLGQLLLRQQRRRRQGQRRAPPGPFPWPLIGNAAQLGSAPHLSFARLASTYGAVFQLRLGRWPVVVLNGERAIRQALVRQGAAFAGRPPFPSFRLVSGGRSLAFGGYSELWKLHRRAAQATVRAFSTGSPATRRLLERHLLGEARALVALLVRGSAGGAFLDPSRGLVVAVANVMSALCFGRRYSHGDGEFLRLVGRNEQFGRAVGAGSLVDALPWLRRFPSPVRAAYRAFRDLNRDFYGFVRGKFLQHQRSLRPGAAPRDMMDAFIRLQREQPRLQLEHVPATVTDIFGASQDTLSTALQWLLIFLIRYPNVQAKMQEEVDRIVGRDRLPCAEDQPHLPYIMAFLYESMRFSSFVPVTIPHATTTNTFIMGYLIPKDTVIFVNQWSVNHDPAKWSNPEDFDPTRFLDENGFINKDLTSSVMIFSLGKRRCIGEELSKVQLFLFTSILVHQCNFTANPNEDPKMDFTYGLTIKPKPFTLNVTLRDTMDLLDQAVQRLQAEKAGNENQLSANA is encoded by the exons ATGGAAGCAGCGTGCAACAG CATGGCCCTCGAGAGGCTCGGGGAAGCCCTGCGCGGCGCGCCCCCCTTGCAgagctccctgctgctcctcctctgcctgctggccGCCCTCCACCTGGGCCAGCTCCTCCTGCGGCAGCAGCGGCGCCGGCGGCAGGGCCagcggcgggcgccgccgggCCCCTTCCCCTGGCCGCTGATCGGCAACGCGGCGCAGCTGGGCAGCGCCCCGCACCTCTCCTTCGCCCGCCTGGCCAGCACCTACGGCGCCGTCTTCCAGCTGCGCCTGGGGCGCTGGCCCGTGGTGGTGCTGAACGGCGAGCGCGCCATCCGCCAGGCCCTGGTGCGCCAGGGCGCCGCCTTCGCCGGCCGCCcgcccttcccctccttccgGCTGGTGTCGGGCGGGCGCAGCCTGGCCTTCGGCGGCTACTCCGAGCTCTGGAAGCTGCACCGGCGGGCGGCGCAGGCCACGGTGCGCGCCTTCTCCACCGGCAGCCCCGCCACCCGCCGGCTGCTGGAGCGGCACCTGCTGGGCGAGGCGCGGGCGCTGGTGGCGCTGCTGGTGcgcggcagcgccggcggcgCCTTCCTCGACCCCTCCCGCGGGCTGGTGGTGGCCGTGGCCAACGTGATGAGCGCCCTGTGCTTCGGCCGCCGCTACAGCCACGGCGACGGCGAGTTCCTGCGCCTCGTCGGGCGCAACGAGCAGTTCGGGCGGGCGGTGGGCGCCGGCAGCCTGGTGGACGCGCTGCCCTGGCTCCGCCGCTTCCCCAGCCCGGTCCGCGCCGCCTACCGCGCCTTCCGCGACCTCAACCGCGACTTCTACGGCTTCGTCCGCGGCAAGTTCCTGCAGCACCAGCGCAGCCTGCGCccgggggccgccccccgcgACATGATGGACGCCTTCATCCGCCTGCAGCGGGAGCAGCCGCGGCTGCAGCTCGAGCACGTGCCCGCCACCGTCACCGACATCTTCGGCGCCAGCCAGGACACCCTCTCCACCGCCCTGCAGTGGctcctcatcttcctcatcAG GTATCCGAATGTGCAGGCGAAAATGCAAGAAGAAGTGGATAGGATTGTCGGAAGAGACCGTCTGCCATGTGCTGAAGATCAGCCTCACTTGCCCTACATCATGGCTTTCTTGTATGAATCCATGCGTTTCAGCAGCTTCGTGCCTGTTACTATCCCGCATGCCACCACAACCAACACCTTCATAATGGGCTACCTCATTCCCAAGGACACGGTGATTTTTGTTAATCAGTGGTCAGTGAATCACGATCCAGCAAAATGGTCCAACCCAGAGGATTTTGATCCAACAAGATTCCTGGATGAGAATGGATTCATCAATAAAGATCTTACTAGTAGCGTGATGATTTTCTCACTGGGAAAACGTCGGTGTATTGGAGAGGAGTTATCCAAGGTGCAGCTGTTTCTCTTTACCTCCATACTGGTGCATCAGTGCAATTTTACTGCTAATCCAAACGAGGACCCTAAAATGGACTTTACCTATGGGTTGACCATTAAACCTAAGCCATTTACCTTGAATGTTACGCTTAGAGATACTATGGATTTGCTCGATCAGGCTGTCCAAAGACTGCAAGCAGAGAAAGCAGGCAATGAAAATCAGCTGTCAGCAAATGCCTAA